The genomic stretch CTGAATTGCGTGACCTGTTGACCAGTTTCGAGAAGGATTTCATCAAATTCTACGAAAAGGGAAACAAGTCAGCCGGAACCCGCGTCCGGAAAGAGATGAACGAACTAAAAAAGAAGGCCCAGGAAATCCGCAAGGAAATCCAGGACATCAAGCAAAAGGCAAAAGAAGCAGAGGGCTCGGGCACGCCGGGCATGTAATCCACACCGGATCTTTCTTGTTGAGAGACTCCTGTCGATCCCCACGGGGACTGGCACGGAGTCTCTCGTTTTTGGAGCGCGCCTTCGCCGGAATCATCGACGTGGCCGCAGAACTGGAGGTATGTTCACGTTGAATTCACTCGGAAAGAGTCTGTTGACTCCGGCCCTCTCGCTCGTCCTTTTCGGGTCGATCATGGGGTTCGGCGCCGGTGAGAGCGATTACCGGAAACTCCACTTCGATGCCCTGGTTGTGGACACCCACAACGACGTCGTCCAGCGAATCCTCGCGGGGGAGGATATCTCGAAGCTCACCAGGCACGGTCAATCCGACCTTCCCCGGTTTCGCGAAGGAGGCCTCGATGTCGAAATGTTTTCGATCTGGGTCCCGCCGGAGAAAAAATCGCGCTCCTATTTCGATCAGGCGGATGAGCAGATCGATTCCGTCGAAAGCTTCGTCCGGCGCAACCCGTACGAGGCAGGTCTGGCGCATTCATCCGCCGAATTGGAGCGGCTGGTCAAGGATGGCAAATTTGTCGCGATGCTTGGGATGGAAGGCGGGCATCCGATCGCCGACGACCTTCACAAGCTCGAACACTTCTACGCACGCGGGGTCCGGTATATGACCCTCACCTGGAACAACAGCACCGACTGGGCGACCTCGGCCAAAGATGAAACCGACCCCGATGCCCGCCTCCCCAGGAAAGGGTTGTCGAGCTTTGGAAAAAAGGTCGTTCGCCGCATGAACCGGCTGGGGATGATGGTCGACGTCTCCCACGTCGGGGAGAGGACGTTCTGGGATGTTATGAAGGTGACCAGGAAACCGGTCATCGCATCGCATTCCTCCGCCTGGGCCCTGTCCCATCACCGGCGGAATCTCAAAGACAACCAGCTCAGGGCGATCGCGAAGAACGGGGGGGTGGTTTTCATCAATTTTGCCCCCTGGTTCATTGACAGTACTTATTCGGCGAAGGAGACCGCGCTGGAGGAACGGTATAAACCCCGGATCGATTCGATCAGGGGGTCGATCAAGGGGGACGATTTCATCAAGGATCAATTTACCGCCGAGGCGCTCAAGACCGAGTATGAGCCGATTCGGCCGACCCTCGCGACGCTGATCGATCACTTCGACTACGTCGCGAAGCTGATCGGCGTCGACCATGTCGGAATCGGATCCGATTTTGACGGCATCCCGGTCACCCCTCGGGGAATGGACGACGTGACTCATCTTCCGAACATCACCCGGGAGCTGCTCCGCAGGGGGTATTCCGAAACGGACGTCAGAAAGATCCTCGGGGAGAACTTCCTCCGGGTGTTACGGGAGGTGGAACGGCACTAGCTGCCGGCAGTGTCATCCTGAGGGAGCGGAGCGACCGAAGGATCTGGCTCTACCCCCGACAAATGGGATGAGATCCTTCGCTGCGCTCAGGATGACATTCGGGACAACCCGGAACCTTTGATTCTGAGCGAAAATTATCGTATCATGTTTTTTAAAACTATCACGAGCAAGGAATGCCAGAACAAGACGAACTGCAGCAAAACCAGCAGCCAGAACGACCATCCCAACCCCCAGCACCACCGCCACAGCCTTCAACTCCCCCGAACGATAAACCGCCTGTTCCGACCCCGGTGCAAGAGGGGCGGGATCGCCGGAATCAACAACAGCAGCATCAGCGCCAGCGGCAGCGGCATCAGGGCGGGCGCCGGGAAGGACAGCAGCAGCAGCAACATCAGCAGCAGCGGGGCGGGGGCGGAATGGACCTCTCGATCGTCATCCCGGTCTATAATGAGGAGGCGTCGCTCAGAGAGTTGTGCGATTCGATCCGCAGCGCGGCGGGACGGCTGGGCAGGTTTGAAATTCTCTTTATCGACGACGGCAGCACCGACGGCACCAACCGGGTTCTCCAGGACCTGAGGCAAAGAGACCGGAGAATAAAGATCATCCGGTTCCGGAGGAACTACGGGAAGTCTGCCGCCCTCTCGGTCGGTTTCTCCCATGCGGAGGGAAACATTATCATCACGATGGACGGCGATCTCCAGGACGATCCGGATGAGATCCCCGGCCTGGTGAGCGAGATCAAAAAGGGGTTCGACATGGTTTCCGGATGGAAGAAGAAACGCCATGACCCCCTTTCCAAGACCATCCCGTCGAGGTTTTTTAATTTCGTCACGAGGATTATCACCGGCATCCGGATCCATGATTTCAATTGCGGCCTGAAGGCATACCGGAAGGACGTCGCGAAGGAAGTCAAAGTCTACGGGGAGCTCCATCGCTACATCCCCGTGCTTGCCCACTGGCTGGGATACAAGATCGGCGAAATTCCGGTCCAGCATCGATCGCGGAAGTACGGGAAAACGAAGTTCGGCACCGGGCGGTTCTGGAAAGGCTTTCTGGACCTTCTGACCGTCATCTTCACCACCCGCTATCTGCAGCGCCCGCTTCACCTCTTCGGTTTCTGGGGGATGTTTTTTGTCCTGGTTGGCTTTGCCGTCGACGGCTATCTTGTCTTTCTGAAGTTTACGCAGGGGATGGCCCTGAGTAACCGGCCGCTCTTCACCGGAGGCATCCTCATGATTATCGTCGGCGTCCAGTTCGTCTCCGTGGGCCTCCTCGGGGAATTGATTTCGCGAACGCGCCCGAGCTCCGAGACGGAATATTCGATCCGGGAAATCTGGAAGTAACGGTCACACGATGACCTTTGTTCCTTCTGCGTCCCTCCGGGGGATCTCTGCGATCGCCCGGAGGTTTGCCCGATCCTTCGACCCATGAAACCCTCCATGAAAGACCTCAAGTTCGATTGCCGCCACTTCCGCGGTGACGTTCCGTGCAAACCGCATAAGGAGCACGGCGTTCACTGCATCGACGAGGCGGGTGACGATTGCCGCTACTACGACCGGACCGGAAGAAAAGTTCTCATCATCAAGCTCGGGGCGATCGGCGATGTCATCCGGACGACGCCGCTGCTGAAGAAACTGAAGGAAGTCGAGCCCGCCGCAGAAATCTGGTGGCTGACACACACTCCCGAAATCCTTCCTTCGGGCATCGATCGCATCCTCACATTCACCCCGCAGAATCTCGAAGTGCTCCACAACGTCCGCTTCGATGTGATCTACTGTCTCGACAAGGACCGCGAAGCGGGGGCACTCTGCGCGGGCCTCTCCGCGAACCGGAAAAAGGGGTTCACGCTCGCGAACGGCGTCTGCAAGCCGATCGACGAGGCGGCGGAGCCCAAATACCTCACAGGGGTGTTCGACGATTGGAGCAAACTGAACCGGAAGAGCTACCAGGAGGAAACGTTCGAGATCTGCGGATTTCAGTTTTCCGGCGAGGAATATATCATGCCCCCTCTCGAGGAGCACAAGTGGAAACTCCCGGCGAAGAAGCGCATCGTCGGCCTGAACACCGGTTGCGGGGGGAGGTGGACTTCAAGGCTCTGGCCCGACGCATCGTGGGTCAAGCTCGCCCGCAAGCTCAAGAAAGCCGGGTACCTCCCGCTTCTTCTCGGGGGGGAACAGGAGCATGCGAAGAACCTGCGTCTCGCAAAGCAGAGCGGTGCCCTCTATCTCGGCCATTTTCCGTTGCGCCAGTTCATGAGCGAGATGGACCGTTGCGAGCTGATCGTGACGGCCGTGACGATGGCGATGCACCTGGCGATCGGTCTGAAGAAGAAAATGGTGCTCTTCAATAATATTTTCAATAAGTACGAGTTCGAGCTCTATGGCCGGGGAGAAATTCTCGAACCCGACTTCGAGTGCAACTGCTACTACTCGCCCGTCTGCCCGAACAACTGCATGCAGTACCTTTCGGTCGACACGGTCTTCGAATCGTGCATAAGGCTCCTGGGTCGCCCGCCGGCCGCCGCCAGGGTGCCAAGAGTGTAAATGGGTAGTTCCAAACCTGTCAAACCGCAGCCACGGCCGAACCTTCCGGTCAAAGACTGGCACGCGGTCCTCACGATCGCCCTCCTCGTAGCGTTCTTCTTCCGCGACATCCTCCTTCAGAAAGCGTTCTTCTGGGAGGATTTCATCTATCAGTACTACCCGTTTCGTAATTTTGCGGCGGTCTCGATGAACAACGGTCAGCTGCCGCTCTGGAACCCGTTCACCTTCAACGGGATGCCGTTCCAGGCGGACATCCAGACGGCCGTGTTTTATCTTCCGAATCTGCTGCTCACGTTGTTCGTCAGCTCCGGCCGTCTCCCGTTCTACTGGCTCGAGGTGGTGATCGTCCTCCACTACGTGATCGCCGGCGTCTGCATGTATTATCTGTCGAAGGACCTCGGGGTGCAGAGGGTCTTCGCCCTCTTCGGGGGGGTCGTCTATGCGCTGAGCGGTTTCATGATCATGCAGGTCATTCACGAAACGTTCGTCTGCCAGGTGGCATGGCTTCCCCTTGTCGTCCTGCTCTTTCGCCGTTCGCTCCTTCGGTTGTCCGCCGGCTACATGATCGGCGCGGCACTCGTTCTCGGGCATGCCGTCCTGGCGGGATCTCCCCAGTTTACGCTCTATGTGTTCATGCTTCTCTTCCTCTACTTCTGCTTCGAGTTTCTGGGAGCCATGAAAAGCGCGGGCGCGAAGAGCGCTCTCCGGATGATTCCGCTCGGGGCGGGCATGATCGTCCTCTCGCTTGCGCTCACGGCGGTGCAATTGCTCCCCACAAGGGAACTCGCGTCGTTGTCCGCGCGCGCGGAGATTTCGTTTGCGCAGTCCGCCGAAGGCTCGCTCTCATGGGCGCAGCTCCTGACGTTTCTTGCTCCGAAGTTCTTCGGTACGAGCGGCGCGACGGGTTCCACCTTCTGGCTTTCGGGGCTCTACTGGCAGTACTGGGAGACCGCCATGTACATCGGTGCGGCGGGCCTGATGGCGGTGTGCGCGGCGATGGCGCTCTTCAGGAAGGAACGGTATGTGCGGTTTCTGACCGGGATCGCCCTTTTCGGGCTTCTCTACGCGCTCGGAGATAATTTTTTCCTCCATTCGTTTTTTTTCAACCTTGTCCCCGGATTTGACAAGTTCCGCGTTCCGGGCCGGATGGTCTTTTACTTCACCTTTGCCGCCGGCGTCTTGAGCGCCTTCGGATTGCAGCACCTCTTCGAGCTGGAGCTGTCGCAGCCCGCCCGTCTGCAGAAGAAGATCCTGTGGATAGGGGCGGCGGCCATTATCCTCTGGCTGATCGGCGTGTCGGGGACGTTCGAGCGCGGCCGCAACGCGCAGGAGCTGGCCCAGGTCCACAGCGTCGCGATGTCCGGTGTGACGTCCGCGGTGGTCATACTCGTGATCCTCACCGGAATCATGTTGCTTGCCTGCCGGCGCGCGATCTCCTGGCTGGCGGCTCTCGGCGCGTTGTTCGCACTCCAGTGCGTCGATATTAACATTTTTGCCTTCGATCAGAACAACGGCGAAACGAATCCCGACGAGTATTATTCCCGCTCTTCCAACATCATCGACCTGCTGAAGGAGGAGGGGAAGCAGGAGTACTTCCGGATCAATTCCCGTCTCGGCCAGGCGATGCTGCTCGACCGCAATCTCGGGATGGTCGACAGGGTGTTTATGATGGAGGGGTACACACCGCTAGCGCTGCAGCGGATTTTTCCCGCCGCGCGCGACTGGGATCAGACGTGCGATTTGCTCAACGCAAAATACCGGATTAAACTGAACGAGCAGGACAAGACGGCGGGAATGATCCGATCGACGACGTATCTTCCCCGCGCGTACATGGTCTACAGGGCGAAAGTCCTCCCGGCGGAAAGCGACGTGAAGTCCTTCATGACCGGCCCGGAGTTCGACCCGTCCCGCATCGTCGTCCTCGAAGAGGAGCCGGCTGGATTGCCTGCCGATACGGCCTACGGCGCGGGATGGAGTGCCGCGATCACGTCATATGGTCTCGACGAGATCATCCTGAGCGTGAACTCACCGAAGGACGGTTTGCTGGTACTCAGCGAGATCTTCTATCCGGGCTGGCAGGCGACGATCGACGGCGGGAAGGCGCCGATCTACCGCGCCGACTGGAATCTCCGGGCGATCCCGGTGAAGAGCGGGGCCCACCGGGTGGAGGTCCGGTTTGAGCCCCGGAGTTATCACGACGGTCTCCTGGTAACATCGTCGGCGCTCTGCTTGTCCGCCGGCGGGCTGGCTCTCTCATTCATTGCACAGAGGAGAAAGCGTGCCCGCAGCGAATGAGCATGGAGGCGAATGTCATCCCGAGGGAGCTTCAACTTGTCATCCTGAGGGAGCGAAGCGACCGAAGGATCTCCCCGCCGGAGTCCCCCGATTCCTGCCCCTTGTATTCCTTCTGATCGTTCCGTCCCTGGCCTTCGCGCAGAACTGGTCCGAACCGATCCGGCCTGCCAATCTTCCCGCCATACAGGTTCAATGGCGCGTGTGGGGGATCGACAGAAAGTCAAGGCAGAACATCTTCGAGTGGGTTTTCTCGAACACCTCGGATAGTTCGGTCGCGTTCAACTACAGAGTCGAAACCGAGCGGGGTGAGAGACGGACAGGACGGATTTCGTTCAAGCCCCGAAAAAAACAGATGTCCGGCTGGCTCTTTTCCGGAGACAGCCTGACGCGCATCGAAGTCGACCGGAGGCCCTTCGGGGTGCGAGATTGAGTCCCGGCGCGCAGGCAAAACCCGGGCAGCCCGGCGGCACACAGCGCCAGCCCGACGATCGGCGGATGGCCGCGTCATTGACTCGCGTCTCCTTCGTCCTGTTTGCGCTCTTTCTGCTGCTCTACGCGGTCGCTTCGCTCTATCCCGATTCGTTTCTCTGGGGCGTTCATCAGCTGGCGTTCATCGAGGCCGGGGTAAGGCTGGCCCTCCTGCTGATCGCTGTGGCGCTGGCTCTCCCGTGGATCAGTTCTCTCTATGTTCCCAGGCTCGAATCTCTGCTCAGGCCGGACACGGTCCGGACGGTCGTGTTGGTACCGGTCCTGCTGGCGGCGGGTGCGGCCGCAGCGCTTGCATGTTTTCAGTTCAGGATCTCCACCGACATGTACGGAGATTCGCGCACGCTTCTGACCCTTCTTGCCAACCGGCAATTCACACCGGCCGATCTCTTCAAACTCGACCTGACATCGAACGAGCTCCAGGAACCCCTCACCCGGCTGATCCATCAGTCGATCGCGCAGATCTTCGGTCTCGATCAACGGTTTGTGTTCCAGATCGTCAGTTCCGTGGCCGGAGGTCTGTTCCTCATTCTTGTCTCCTATACGGCGCTGACCGCCAAAGGGCCGTCGAACTGGAAGCTGCTCTTCCTTGTGGCATTCCTGACCTGCGGGGCGAACCAATTGTTCTTCGGGCACGTCGAAGACTACACGCTTGTCTACCTCGGCATCGTATTGTTTCTGATCCTTGCCTGGAAGTTTTTCGACGGCCGGAAGTCTCTGCCCCTCTGTGTGATCGTCTTCCTGATCGGGACCCGCCTCCATACGGGCATGGTGCTCCTTCTCCCCGCGCTTCTCTATCTCGTTTTCTATTCGAAATCGCAGAAGGACCCCCGGTTCAGGAAATGGATCCAGCCCCGGACGGTTCTCGCCGCGGTCGGCCTCACGCTGGTCGCGGGGACGCTCGCCTACTTTTTCTGGTTCAAGGCAAACCGGATGATCGTCGGCGACCGCGTGGAACGGGGGGAGAAGATCTTCCTGCCCATGAGCAACGTCTACCTGCCGCCGCACAATTACACCCTGCTCACACCGAGCCATTTTTCGGATATCGTTCAGGAGTTCCTCCTCACGGTTTCACCGGGAGCAGTCGTGGTCCTTCTGCTCGGGATCGTTTTCTTTCGTCAGATCAAGTGGAACACCCCGCGGATGATCTTTTTCGGACTGGCGGCGTTCTATTTCATGCTGTTCAATTCGACGGTCAACCCTCTCCTGACGCCGGAGCGCGACTGGGACCTCCTTTCCCTGGCCGCGGCCCCCGTCTGCTTCTTTGCGATCGCCCTCACGAAGGACTTGTTCGACCGTTTGAAGGATTCTTCGTTTTCAAGGAGCGTCGTGGGAATCTCTCTGGCGCTCGGGTTGCTCTCCTGCAGCATGTTTTACGTCAACTCCGATCCGATGAAGGCCGGAGAGCGTTTGCGGAGCCTGGGGGTGTGGGCGTTCGGGAGCTACTACCTCGGATCGGCGTATCTGCTCAACGTCGGCGCCAAATACGAGCCGGACCGCGCTTCCGAAATCCGCGATCGCATGGATGTCCTGAAGAAACTTGAGCCGCTGAAATCGACCCCCGACATGGAATTGGGGTTTCTCTCCCATAAGCTGGCCGACGTGCTCTATCTCGACGGCCGTTTTACGGAGGCGGCGGAGTACTATACGAAATCTTTGGGTGAGGACCCGTACAACGCCTCCGCAATCAAAGCGCTGGCAGGAGTCTCCCTGCACACCGGCAACCTCGACGGAGCCGTCGATTTTATGACGTACTACAATGAGAACATCAACCCGGGAAAGGTGATCGATCTGGACGGCCTCATGATCGCCGAGAAAATCAACTACCTGAGATACCTTCTCTACACCCGGGCAGACTCGGCCCTGATTGTCGGGACACTGGAGGAAATCAATCTGGGGCCCCGTGAGTGAGAGGATGAACGGATGAAGATCGTCATTGTCGGCACCGCCTATCCCCTCCGGGGGGGCATCGCGCATTTCAACGCACTGCTTGCCCGTGAACTCGGCGGCCGCCACGAAGTACGAACGATCACGTTCAAGCGCCAATATCCGAAGATCTTCTTCCCCGGGACGACGCAGGATGAACCCGCAGGGCCATCGGACACGCCCCCCTCGCCGCGCCTCGTCGATTCGATCAACCCCTTGAATTGGATCCGGGTCGGGAGGATGATTCGCAGGGAACAGCCCGACTTGCTTATTTTCAAATACTGGCTTCCTTTTTTCGGGCCCTGTTTCGGAACGATCGCGCGGTGTTCGAAGCGAAATTCGCGGACGAAGGTGCTTTTTATCTGCGACAACATCATCCCGCATGAGCGCCGCCCCGGCGATATTCTCTTCACGCGGTACGCCTTTCGCCAGGCGGATTATTTCATCGTTCAATCCGATACGGTCGAGCGTGAATTGACGGAGCTCTTCCCGGGTTCGAAGTATCGCAAGGTCCCGCATCCCGTCTATGAGAATTTCGGGACTCCCCGGTCGAAGGAAGAGGCGAGGAGTTCGTTGGGAATTACCGCGAAAAAAGTCATATTGTATTTCGGTTATGTCCGGCGGTACAAAGGGCTGATGGTGTTGATCGAAGCGATGGCGCGGTTAAGAGAATCCGGAGGAGGCGAGATCCTCCTCCTCATCGTCGGGGAATTCTACGACCCGGAGCCTCAGTACCGCGACCGGGTTCGGGATCTGAAGCTCGAGTCGTCCGTCCGGTTCGTCACCGGCTACCTCCCGAATGAGGACGTCGCAGTTTATTTCAGCGCCGCCGACGCCGTCGTGTTGCCGTACCTTTCCGCGACCCAGAGCGGCATCGCCCAGATCGCGTACAATTTCGACAAGCCGGTGATCGCCACGAGCGTCGGAGGCCTGGCGGAGGTCGTCGTCGACGGGACGACGGGGTCTCTCGTCCCGCCCAACGACCCGGCCGCGCTCGCCGCCGCAATCGGGAAGTTTTACACGGAGAACCAGGAAGAACGAATGGCCGGGAACGTCAGGAATGAGAAAAAGAAATACTCCTGGAAGCATTTTACGGAGAAGATTGAAGAACTTGTATCCGGGAAATAAGTGAGGCCGGCCGTCGTCTTTGGAACGCGCCCCGAAGCCGTCAAGATGGCCCCCGTGGTCAAGGAGCTCGAACGGAGGGGGATCGATCACGTCGTGATCGTGACGGCCCAGCACCGGGGGATGCTCGACCAGATCCTCGATGTCTTTGACATCCATCCGCACCATGATCTCGATATCATGCAGCACGACCAGGATCTCTTCTATGTGACCTCCGCCGTGCTGAACGGGATCAAGCCGGTGCTTCTCAAGGAAAAACCGGACGTCCTGCTCGTCCAGGGGGATACGACCACCACGTTCGCCGTGAGTCTCGCCGCCTACTATCTGAAAATACCGGTGGGCCACGTGGAGGCGGGGCTCCGCACGTGGGATAAGATGAACCCCTACCCCGAAGAACTCAACAGGCAGTTGACGACGCGTTTGACCGAGTACCATTTCGCACCCACCGAATGGGCGAAACGCAACCTTGCCGCCGAAGGGATCAAGCCGGAACACATTTTCGTCACGGGCAATACGGTGATCGACGCGCTGCTCATGACGGTCGATCAAGACTACCGGTTCGATGACGCGATGCTGGGTTCCATCGACTTCAAGAACCGGCGGGTGATTCTCCTGACGTCGCATCGCCGGGAAAATTTCGGGGAGCCGATGAAGGAGATTTTTTCCGCCTGCAAGGAGCTGGTCGAGAAAAACCCCCACGTCGAGCTGATTTACCCCGTCCATCCGAATCCGAATGTCCGGAAGGCCGTGCAGGAAATCCTGTCGAACGTTCCGCGCGTCCACCTGATCGAACCGATGGAGTACCGGCCGTTCGTCCAGCTTATGAACAAGTCGTATCTCATCCTTACCGACTCCGGCGGGGTCCAGGAAGAGGCTCCGAGCCTCGGCAAACCGGTCCTCGTGCTCCGCAAGACGACCGAGCGTCCCGAGGCGATCGACGCCGGGACGGCAAAGCTCGTCGGGACGGACCGGATGCAGATCGTCCGGACGGCCCAGAAGCTCCTCTCCGATCCGTCCGAATACCGCCAGATGTCGATGCGGTCGAATCCCTATGGCGACGGGAAGGCCGCACAGCGGATCGTCGATATCCTCCAGGGCAGCGCCGGGTAACATCCAGTGGCGGCCCGCAATCCCACCGTTTTTTGCATCGTGCTGAACGTGAACGGGCGCGAGCTCGTGCGCGAAGCTCTCGACTCACTCGGGCGGATGACCTACCCGGCGTTCAAGCTTATCGTCGTCGATAACGGATCGACGGATGGAAGCCAGGCGGCCGTGCGGGAAGGATACCCGGATGTCATGCTGATCGAGAACGGCGCGAATCTCGGTTTCGGCGAAGGGAACAACGTCGGGATGAAATACGCGCTCGACGCAGGGGCGGAATGGATACTTCTTCTCAACAACGATATCGTGGTCCACCCGGACATGCTCTCCGAGATGATGAAGGTTGCCGAGTCGGATCCCGCGATCGGCATGCTCGCGCCGAAGATCTACTACCACTCGCGCCCGGAGATCTTCTGGTACGCCGGGGGGGAGGTCAACTTTTGGACC from Bacteroidota bacterium encodes the following:
- a CDS encoding histone H1, which codes for MSRFTELRDLLTSFEKDFIKFYEKGNKSAGTRVRKEMNELKKKAQEIRKEIQDIKQKAKEAEGSGTPGM
- a CDS encoding dipeptidase, with the protein product MFTLNSLGKSLLTPALSLVLFGSIMGFGAGESDYRKLHFDALVVDTHNDVVQRILAGEDISKLTRHGQSDLPRFREGGLDVEMFSIWVPPEKKSRSYFDQADEQIDSVESFVRRNPYEAGLAHSSAELERLVKDGKFVAMLGMEGGHPIADDLHKLEHFYARGVRYMTLTWNNSTDWATSAKDETDPDARLPRKGLSSFGKKVVRRMNRLGMMVDVSHVGERTFWDVMKVTRKPVIASHSSAWALSHHRRNLKDNQLRAIAKNGGVVFINFAPWFIDSTYSAKETALEERYKPRIDSIRGSIKGDDFIKDQFTAEALKTEYEPIRPTLATLIDHFDYVAKLIGVDHVGIGSDFDGIPVTPRGMDDVTHLPNITRELLRRGYSETDVRKILGENFLRVLREVERH
- a CDS encoding glycosyltransferase family 2 protein, with product MPEQDELQQNQQPERPSQPPAPPPQPSTPPNDKPPVPTPVQEGRDRRNQQQQHQRQRQRHQGGRREGQQQQQHQQQRGGGGMDLSIVIPVYNEEASLRELCDSIRSAAGRLGRFEILFIDDGSTDGTNRVLQDLRQRDRRIKIIRFRRNYGKSAALSVGFSHAEGNIIITMDGDLQDDPDEIPGLVSEIKKGFDMVSGWKKKRHDPLSKTIPSRFFNFVTRIITGIRIHDFNCGLKAYRKDVAKEVKVYGELHRYIPVLAHWLGYKIGEIPVQHRSRKYGKTKFGTGRFWKGFLDLLTVIFTTRYLQRPLHLFGFWGMFFVLVGFAVDGYLVFLKFTQGMALSNRPLFTGGILMIIVGVQFVSVGLLGELISRTRPSSETEYSIREIWK
- a CDS encoding glycosyltransferase family 9 protein gives rise to the protein MKDLKFDCRHFRGDVPCKPHKEHGVHCIDEAGDDCRYYDRTGRKVLIIKLGAIGDVIRTTPLLKKLKEVEPAAEIWWLTHTPEILPSGIDRILTFTPQNLEVLHNVRFDVIYCLDKDREAGALCAGLSANRKKGFTLANGVCKPIDEAAEPKYLTGVFDDWSKLNRKSYQEETFEICGFQFSGEEYIMPPLEEHKWKLPAKKRIVGLNTGCGGRWTSRLWPDASWVKLARKLKKAGYLPLLLGGEQEHAKNLRLAKQSGALYLGHFPLRQFMSEMDRCELIVTAVTMAMHLAIGLKKKMVLFNNIFNKYEFELYGRGEILEPDFECNCYYSPVCPNNCMQYLSVDTVFESCIRLLGRPPAAARVPRV
- a CDS encoding YfhO family protein, yielding MGSSKPVKPQPRPNLPVKDWHAVLTIALLVAFFFRDILLQKAFFWEDFIYQYYPFRNFAAVSMNNGQLPLWNPFTFNGMPFQADIQTAVFYLPNLLLTLFVSSGRLPFYWLEVVIVLHYVIAGVCMYYLSKDLGVQRVFALFGGVVYALSGFMIMQVIHETFVCQVAWLPLVVLLFRRSLLRLSAGYMIGAALVLGHAVLAGSPQFTLYVFMLLFLYFCFEFLGAMKSAGAKSALRMIPLGAGMIVLSLALTAVQLLPTRELASLSARAEISFAQSAEGSLSWAQLLTFLAPKFFGTSGATGSTFWLSGLYWQYWETAMYIGAAGLMAVCAAMALFRKERYVRFLTGIALFGLLYALGDNFFLHSFFFNLVPGFDKFRVPGRMVFYFTFAAGVLSAFGLQHLFELELSQPARLQKKILWIGAAAIILWLIGVSGTFERGRNAQELAQVHSVAMSGVTSAVVILVILTGIMLLACRRAISWLAALGALFALQCVDINIFAFDQNNGETNPDEYYSRSSNIIDLLKEEGKQEYFRINSRLGQAMLLDRNLGMVDRVFMMEGYTPLALQRIFPAARDWDQTCDLLNAKYRIKLNEQDKTAGMIRSTTYLPRAYMVYRAKVLPAESDVKSFMTGPEFDPSRIVVLEEEPAGLPADTAYGAGWSAAITSYGLDEIILSVNSPKDGLLVLSEIFYPGWQATIDGGKAPIYRADWNLRAIPVKSGAHRVEVRFEPRSYHDGLLVTSSALCLSAGGLALSFIAQRRKRARSE
- a CDS encoding tetratricopeptide repeat protein, translating into MSPGAQAKPGQPGGTQRQPDDRRMAASLTRVSFVLFALFLLLYAVASLYPDSFLWGVHQLAFIEAGVRLALLLIAVALALPWISSLYVPRLESLLRPDTVRTVVLVPVLLAAGAAAALACFQFRISTDMYGDSRTLLTLLANRQFTPADLFKLDLTSNELQEPLTRLIHQSIAQIFGLDQRFVFQIVSSVAGGLFLILVSYTALTAKGPSNWKLLFLVAFLTCGANQLFFGHVEDYTLVYLGIVLFLILAWKFFDGRKSLPLCVIVFLIGTRLHTGMVLLLPALLYLVFYSKSQKDPRFRKWIQPRTVLAAVGLTLVAGTLAYFFWFKANRMIVGDRVERGEKIFLPMSNVYLPPHNYTLLTPSHFSDIVQEFLLTVSPGAVVVLLLGIVFFRQIKWNTPRMIFFGLAAFYFMLFNSTVNPLLTPERDWDLLSLAAAPVCFFAIALTKDLFDRLKDSSFSRSVVGISLALGLLSCSMFYVNSDPMKAGERLRSLGVWAFGSYYLGSAYLLNVGAKYEPDRASEIRDRMDVLKKLEPLKSTPDMELGFLSHKLADVLYLDGRFTEAAEYYTKSLGEDPYNASAIKALAGVSLHTGNLDGAVDFMTYYNENINPGKVIDLDGLMIAEKINYLRYLLYTRADSALIVGTLEEINLGPRE
- a CDS encoding glycosyltransferase, translated to MKIVIVGTAYPLRGGIAHFNALLARELGGRHEVRTITFKRQYPKIFFPGTTQDEPAGPSDTPPSPRLVDSINPLNWIRVGRMIRREQPDLLIFKYWLPFFGPCFGTIARCSKRNSRTKVLFICDNIIPHERRPGDILFTRYAFRQADYFIVQSDTVERELTELFPGSKYRKVPHPVYENFGTPRSKEEARSSLGITAKKVILYFGYVRRYKGLMVLIEAMARLRESGGGEILLLIVGEFYDPEPQYRDRVRDLKLESSVRFVTGYLPNEDVAVYFSAADAVVLPYLSATQSGIAQIAYNFDKPVIATSVGGLAEVVVDGTTGSLVPPNDPAALAAAIGKFYTENQEERMAGNVRNEKKKYSWKHFTEKIEELVSGK
- the wecB gene encoding UDP-N-acetylglucosamine 2-epimerase (non-hydrolyzing), giving the protein MRPAVVFGTRPEAVKMAPVVKELERRGIDHVVIVTAQHRGMLDQILDVFDIHPHHDLDIMQHDQDLFYVTSAVLNGIKPVLLKEKPDVLLVQGDTTTTFAVSLAAYYLKIPVGHVEAGLRTWDKMNPYPEELNRQLTTRLTEYHFAPTEWAKRNLAAEGIKPEHIFVTGNTVIDALLMTVDQDYRFDDAMLGSIDFKNRRVILLTSHRRENFGEPMKEIFSACKELVEKNPHVELIYPVHPNPNVRKAVQEILSNVPRVHLIEPMEYRPFVQLMNKSYLILTDSGGVQEEAPSLGKPVLVLRKTTERPEAIDAGTAKLVGTDRMQIVRTAQKLLSDPSEYRQMSMRSNPYGDGKAAQRIVDILQGSAG